The window TGAACTGTGTAGAGGGTCGCGAGTGGCCTCTACACCCGTCGTACGGTCATCATTCTTGGTGGCGggtgcagaggcagaagccAGTATAATTGCTCAGCAAAAAATAAGTCATTCCCGATCCAGAAAAATACATGGATGCTCGAAGCACGGGAAAAGGCCGGAAAGCCGGTGGCACATGCTTTTATCGCGACGTGCCAGATGGTCAGGAAGTAACGAGCCATCTCACAGCTTTAGAGACACTGATATACTATGAACAGTCGTTTTGGAACAGCGCAGCTGAACGCCGATAAAAATAAACCGGTCGCAGCCTGTGACGGCAGGCAGAAACCCCGCGGTCAACGAAAAAAAGGTAGGATTCATACAACGATGCGCCCTCTCGAGGAAAACAGACCGCCAAAGTAGCCCCCTCACGGTCTGCATTAAACTATCCTATCGCTTTCCGGTGTGAAAGCGTCAACGCCCTCCTCGGTTTGCGAGCTGTGTTACTTCTCTTCCATCATTATCGTGAACAGACCGCCAAAAACTTGTCCCGCTCCACACCGTTCAAACTAGCGCCACGCTCACGGCCCCTTAGCGCCTTGGACGGTTCTAGAAAAAGCACCCCACGAAGGCTGTAGAGTCGTTCCAGGCACAtacgctgccgcgcctgtACTGCCGCTTGCGACTGCCGCTGCCATTGCAGCCACACGGTGGATTGCTGAGGACGCGAACAGCTTTTGGCTGTTGACGAAGCTATGATGGAACGGCCTCATGGAGGGAGTGTGAAAAACCATCGGAGCACactgcgaggacgaagagccgGGGAACGGAAGAACAGATCTTCCGTTGCCGTAGGACTCGGCTGGCCATCCTGCCTGAGACATGCTTGCCCCTTGCACGGGACTGGGCGTTCGTTGAAGAGGCTGCACATGAGGAGGATGATGCAAGGTGGCCGTCATGCCAGACTGGGGTAGCTGAAGGCCAATGCTTGCATTCGAGCCGTTCAGCGCCGGCGAAAAGGCAGCAGTGTTGCAGTTCGAAGGGGTGGGTAATACAGGATGGCGGCGAGTATTGTATGGGCCTTGGGCTACGGGTGCCTGCGAAATTGCAGCAcctccgctgcgcgaggTCTGGAAACATGACCGGGGGTCGGAGTAGACCGGGACTCCCAAAAAGTCCTCAAAGCGGGACCCTGGAACGCCTGGAGTGAGATGCAGGACGGAGTCGTCTGGAGAATCTCGCGGGATGTTACCGACCCACGTCGGGAGACGATACCACCTACGCGTCCCGGAGGAGTGCGTGACCACTGACGGAGGCGTGCTCCACGGTCGACGCTCGGAGGTTCCACTTGCGGCTGCGGGTGGTGGACTTTGCAGTCTCGCTCTCGCAAAACCTGTACACCATACGCACGAGCAGGACCCCGAGAAAGGACGCCGGATGCATCCacagaaagaaaacagaCAGCACCGTGCACGAAAGCTTTACATATGCCACGGGAAAGCTATGGGCACGCGAAGGACGCCAGCGAGAATGCCGACGCTTCTACGACGTGACAGGATCCTATCTGCCCTCTGCTCTTGCATGTGTGCACCTCTCGCCAGTTCAGCGAGCTGAAGACAAAGAGTTAGAAATGCCAGCGACGTTCTCCATAGAGCACATGCCGATGAGCAGCACCGGCAGCGTCaagtctccgctgcggcgacagcCTCGCGAGAAACGGCAGCCCGCAGCTTCCGCGTATCCAATATGAGTGCACCTACCGTTTCTCGAGACGGGACGACGCTCACACGTAGCGGGATTACGGTCGGGAAGTGTTCCCGCGTAGGTGCCGGGCTTTGCATTGCCGCACAGATAAGGATATGCCAGACCTGTGGCGCCTCCCTGGTCTGGATATGTCTGTTGCTGATGCGGAGATGGTGGCGGGACCACTCCGGCTGTCTCTGGTCCCCCCTGCCCACCGAACGACGCTCCTTGACCTACAAGGAACAAGGGGACGGATCACAAAGGCGGAATTTGCGGCAGGAGACCATGGTGTCCGCTACCCGCGGCCACGATAGATGCCGCCAACGGTATGGTGAGTCACAGTGCATCTAACTACACCACACGCATTTGTCTCTGACGCTGGAGACCGCAGAACGTTGCGTAATCAGCCACTGGGAAAGGAGGCGTCCCTACATTGGGCGGGGCAAcggctcgcgtcgccgatTAATGGAAAATGTTACGAGACTTGGTCGCCATGTCGCTCCCCGACGCACACTTCTATTCCAGTGCGGTGGGTACCTCGGAATGACACAGCATCGTTTCACAGCCTGTCATAAACGCCATCCTGCCACCCATGGGCGGGCACTTCCTTACCTGATGAATCAATCCCATTGCCGAAATTGGTCAAAATGGTGCTGTTAAGGGTTGGCGAGGAGTCCTCAATCTTCCCGGACGTCCAGCCCGGCTGACTGCAACCAGTTGAATTTGAATATGGATTTTCTGAGCCTCCCATGCTTGGGTGAGCCTGGCTGTTGCCGTCTGATGTGACAGCGGGCAATTCATTTTGTTCAGTTATTGAGCCCTCACTAGCGGGTGTCCTCGAAAGCCACCGTGCCCCAGCACCCGCTTCTGCTGTTGTCAAGCGGCTCGTAGGGCGGTGTGCCGCCAGATTTGCTGGTTTAGAGCCAGAGGCCACTTCTGCTCCCCTCCGCGTTCCTCCTCCGTTCGTGACATTGTTCTTCAAGCTGGAAATGCCACCTGGCCTTGCGCCACACGATACACCTCTTTTTGACGGGCTTGAATCACCTGCTTTCGAGAGCTGGGTACCTGCAGTCCCTGGTGTTCGTGCTCTACCTATATCCGGCACGGCGTGCTTGGAAGCCCTGAGGTCAACGCTGCGTGGGTTCTGACTTGGCACAGtagcagacgccgacgcgtgTGACGCCGCTTGATTTGAGCAGAGTCCTCCCTTCCCGCCGGATCTGGCTGGATGCTCTGAGCGACTGCGAGGCTTTGGCAGTCCATTTCTTGATGACTGGCGATTTGCAGTCGATTCAGAACGAGGGACTcgctggcgagccgcgcacgtgggcgccgcgtctctaGAGCGAGGCGCAAGAGGTTCACTGTCTTCGCAGTACACCGTGGAGACGAGAATTTCATCGGTTTTTGAACCTTCGGAGAGGTGATCCGCAAATGCAGCCAGGTCGTTTGTTTCCTCATCCAGTGGGTGCGGCGCTTCCGACAGGACCGGCGGTGGAAATCCTCTGTGTACCTCTGAGTAGCGGTGGTTGTGGCTGGCAGATGAATGGAACCGCTCTCCAAAGGTGGATGGAGTCCCATGAGCCTTCAAGGATGTCTGCATCGCTCCGTCTGCAGACATCGCTCCGGTTGCCGCATTTTCAGATAAGTTCTCCTTGCTATCGGCTGCACGCAGAGGGTCGCGGATGTGCGAGATAGGCCTGGAGGCACATGGATCGGCTCCACCGTACCGGCTGCAGTGACTCCGTTGCGTCCCTTCTTGTCCCGGCCTGGGGAGAGCGAACGCGTTCCTCTGTGGAGTGGATCCTTGCTCGCTTCTGCCGCAGGGGAAGGATTTGACATTTGAAGAATCCCCGATCTGCTGAGCATTCAGACAGTGGGGCTCGGAGGTCATAGGCATCTGAGGATGAAGCGAAGGGGCCTGGGAAGCGTAAGACATGGCGCACGGAATGGCGTTTCCCCACTGTTGTCGAGCCTGCTGAGAATGCCGCTCAGACGCAAAGCGCGGCCCTCCGTCCGGCGAGGGTGCGACCATCGTATGAGAATGGTTCCGGCCGGTGCTCTGGTGAGATTTTATCGTTGTAGATGAGCCCTGCCAACGCGGATCCTGCTTGAATGAGCTGCCATCGATGCTGCCAATCCCGTAATCGGAGCCGGTGAGATGTGTCTCCGAAAGTTGTCTCGCGCAGTTCGACAgctcgctgctgtcgcgcagGGGTCTTGCTACCTTCTCTGAATGTCCTTCGTCAGATATTGAAAATGACTCTTCAATGAGTAAACTGTCTGTTGTCTTCGGTCCCCCTCTTGCCAGTCGTCGTTCGGTTGTCATGATGCCTGTCATTcggtcgcctccacgcgaaTTCCTGTTGTGTCTCGACGCATTAACCGTCTCATCCTGCTGGATATTCATCCGTTGCCCTGTTGGCGGAACCCTCTCAACACTGGTAGTGCGCCGGCTGCGTTTGCTGCTGGCGGTTTCGGTAGTCCTTGCCAGATGAGAGGACGCACCGGACGAGCCGGGCCCCCTGTGCACCTGTGATACCGAGTCCCTTTTCTCCAGTGGCTGAATAATGGACGCTCTGCTCTCAGGAATTTGGAAGGAGCTTCTTGAAAGCCTGAGGGAGCCACAACCACGTagtcctctccctcccggAGGTGAAGTAGTTGAAGCACGGCCTCTGGTCCTTGAGGTGACGACCTTTTTCTGTCGTTTGGGGGGTAGGCTTGCCGCTGCGTCATCATCCACGTCACCAGGCGCTGGTGAAGCGACCTGTGTGCCAGACACTATACTACGAAGTGTGAGGCACGGTGAGCCTCGCCCCTGCCTCAGACGAGCCTCTTCGTTATCTGTGGCGTCCAATACTCTTAGTGAcgcgtccttctcgctcttGAGGACGGAAGAGGTGACAGTTTCCGAGCCGGCCCCGCCACGGGATTTACACTGAAGCCGAGAGCCACGTTCCTCAGTGGTGAGCGCTCCTTTGTGAGCGCTACCTGCCACAGGTGCTCGCCCGCTTTCCACTGCAGCATTCTCTGGATCACTGGTTCCTTTACGACTGTAGTTTCCACGTGAGGGACCAGAAACGGAAGCTTCACCACCGCGCAGACTACAGAAATCTCGAAGACCTGGAACCTCCGCCTTGCTCGTATCAGGCGCACAGACGTCCGTGCGGTTCTGTGTTAGCTCGTGCGATCCCTTTTGCGACTCGCCTTCTCGTGTATCCAAGGCTCCCTTTAGTACGCATTCACGGCTAATACCTGCCGGTGAGGCCGGTGGCTGTGCGGGAAGAGAGTCTTCGATTCTGTCCGACGAGAGGTCAGCACCACCACGCGAACGAGACGCGTCTCCCGCCCCCAATAAATGTTCCCCCGAGGACTGTGAAGAAGCAACGAAGGACGCTGTTGAACGTTGGCCGTCATCGCTTGACGCTGCCACCGCTGCAGCACCTGGACACGCGAAGCCTTTTCCGCCAGCCCCCGTTGCTACTGTCTGGGAGCATGCTCGGGCTAACACCGGACGCCTGGAGACGAGGGGCCGACTGTCAAGAATTGGAGATTTCTCGCAGTGAGGAACTGACGAAGTGCGTGTGAGACGCTGGGTAGTCCCGACGGTTCCTGTTGACTCCTGAATTCTGCCGCTCCTTTGGGGCACAGCCTTCGGATATTTGGCGTAATACTCGGCCCGCAGTTCAGACCACATCCGTTTTACCCACGGATGTTGTGGCAATGCTGAAAGAAAACCAGAGAACGGAAGGCACACGACGGGCTGCTTTCAGAACTACTATAGTGACGCTGCTGAGAGTCACCCCGACCGCTAAAtgaccctaaaccctaaatgAAATCCCGAGTATACTAAACGCGACGCATCCGAGTACCCTCATAACACGTATACCTTTCGGGTAGAGGGTCGGCAATAAatcgcagaggagagggatCCGAAACCGAGGTAAATGAGAAAAGTTCTCAACGAACAGGCATGCTCACCGTGGAGGGGAATTCGACTTTCCGGCTCATaacgaagcagctgcagaatcAGGTCTCCAGCGTCGGGGGATATGTGCTGCAAGCAAGGACACAGGACATCTTCCAGATGGATTCATGTTCTTGCGAGGTTGCAAACAACGCGTAATGGCTTCAGAGTGGTCGCTGTGCGATAACCGGAATCAGGGTAGACAAGGCGAGGAGGTGGTGAGTTCGCCACAAACGGCTCACCAATGCGCTCGCCTCAACAGTACCGTCGAccctcgcagccgcggcaaTGCCGATTTACGGCGCTCCACGCTTGCTGGAAAAGAGCGAGACACACACTTACTGGAGGGATGGTAACTTCCGCTTTTAGAACTTGTTGTACCAGCTCGAGATGCCGCGTTGATTGAAATGGCGGCTTTCCATCGAGCATTTCATACAGGAGAATGCCTGCACAGCCACACGAAGAAAGCAAAGGGGCTTTCGAAGAAAGGTGTTGCTGGGCCCTGCAATCCATTTCGTTCGCCCTGATGTGAGCTGGTCACCCAGGAACTGTGTGCTGATCGCCTGCGACGCCAAAGACCGTGGTCATACACGTGGGTTACTCTGTCATTATTTGTGAAGTGCGCGCGCACCCAACACCTCGTAACAGGGGCACCCATCTCCCCACCGTGAGGAGGCCCTGGAACGCGGCAAGACGTCGCATCTGTCTTACCTGCTCCCCAGAGATCAACTCTCCAATCATGGCCTCCACCTCTGACCATTTCGGGTGCCAGATAATCAAGCGTCCCACAGAAGTTGAAatttttcgtttttcctAGGACAGAGCCGCACCAACCCAGATCCGCGATCTTCAGAACGTTGTTAGAGTCTAACAACAGATTTTCGAGTTTCAAGTCCCTGTGCATGACGCCCTTGCCGTGGAGGTAATGAAGTCCATTCACGAGCTGAGAGAAATAGACGAAcgcttcgcgctcgcttAAACGTCGCCGAGTCT is drawn from Besnoitia besnoiti strain Bb-Ger1 chromosome VI, whole genome shotgun sequence and contains these coding sequences:
- a CDS encoding hypothetical protein (encoded by transcript BESB_066170) encodes the protein MWSELRAEYYAKYPKAVPQRSGRIQESTGTVGTTQRLTRTSSVPHCEKSPILDSRPLVSRRPVLARACSQTVATGAGGKGFACPGAAAVAASSDDGQRSTASFVASSQSSGEHLLGAGDASRSRGGADLSSDRIEDSLPAQPPASPAGISRECVLKGALDTREGESQKGSHELTQNRTDVCAPDTSKAEVPGLRDFCSLRGGEASVSGPSRGNYSRKGTSDPENAAVESGRAPVAGSAHKGALTTEERGSRLQCKSRGGAGSETVTSSVLKSEKDASLRVLDATDNEEARLRQGRGSPCLTLRSIVSGTQVASPAPGDVDDDAAASLPPKRQKKVVTSRTRGRASTTSPPGGRGLRGCGSLRLSRSSFQIPESRASIIQPLEKRDSVSQVHRGPGSSGASSHLARTTETASSKRSRRTTSVERVPPTGQRMNIQQDETVNASRHNRNSRGGDRMTGIMTTERRLARGGPKTTDSLLIEESFSISDEGHSEKVARPLRDSSELSNCARQLSETHLTGSDYGIGSIDGSSFKQDPRWQGSSTTIKSHQSTGRNHSHTMVAPSPDGGPRFASERHSQQARQQWGNAIPCAMSYASQAPSLHPQMPMTSEPHCLNAQQIGDSSNVKSFPCGRSEQGSTPQRNAFALPRPGQEGTQRSHCSRYGGADPCASRPISHIRDPLRAADSKENLSENAATGAMSADGAMQTSLKAHGTPSTFGERFHSSASHNHRYSEVHRGFPPPVLSEAPHPLDEETNDLAAFADHLSEGSKTDEILVSTVYCEDSEPLAPRSRDAAPTCAARQRVPRSESTANRQSSRNGLPKPRSRSEHPARSGGKGGLCSNQAASHASASATVPSQNPRSVDLRASKHAVPDIGRARTPGTAGTQLSKAGDSSPSKRGVSCGARPGGISSLKNNVTNGGGTRRGAEVASGSKPANLAAHRPTSRLTTAEAGAGARWLSRTPASEGSITEQNELPAVTSDGNSQAHPSMGGSENPYSNSTGCSQPGWTSGKIEDSSPTLNSTILTNFGNGIDSSGQGASFGGQGGPETAGVVPPPSPHQQQTYPDQGGATGLAYPYLCGNAKPGTYAGTLPDRNPATCERRPVSRNGFARARLQSPPPAAASGTSERRPWSTPPSVVTHSSGTRRWYRLPTWVGNIPRDSPDDSVLHLTPGVPGSRFEDFLGVPVYSDPRSCFQTSRSGGAAISQAPVAQGPYNTRRHPVLPTPSNCNTAAFSPALNGSNASIGLQLPQSGMTATLHHPPHVQPLQRTPSPVQGASMSQAGWPAESYGNGRSVLPFPGSSSSQCAPMVFHTPSMRPFHHSFVNSQKLFASSAIHRVAAMAAAVASGSTGAAAYVPGTTLQPSWGAFSRTVQGAKGP